One Oryzomonas sagensis genomic region harbors:
- a CDS encoding efflux transporter outer membrane subunit, with amino-acid sequence MLVIGGCASLPHNAPNTAPRSHMLDPNQLNAGSTLKSAAKQPIPWPSQQWWKAYADPQLDRLVEEATSGNPSIRMAQARVAKTQALSGIAGSAQFPSLQADAAFTREQFTEHQFIPAPYAGNWSWNNRATLDLFYELDLWGKNRKALAASLDYVQVATAEAQETRLALQTAVVRVYVQLSLQHVLLDIARSTLHQRQNIFDITRKRLTAGLATELDLRQTETPLPAARAEIERISESIELLRNQLSALTGKGPGDGESIHRPSLSLNVPIGLPAVLPADLLGRRPDVVAQCWMVEAAGNGIDVAKAAFYPNINLTAFAGWQSLSFAQFLSPGSLIAGFGPAISLPIFEGGRLRSQLAVSTADYDIAVESYNSTLIRALENVANQIVTLRSLETQRRESNNAHDLAKRTYDIALQAFRSGMTDYFNVLNAQNQTLIEAQRKAQVEARFLDAYAALMQAIGGGIPVTPPPAKGMRQ; translated from the coding sequence GTGCTTGTCATCGGCGGCTGTGCCAGCTTGCCTCACAATGCTCCCAATACCGCACCGCGTTCGCACATGCTCGATCCCAATCAGCTGAATGCAGGCAGCACGCTGAAATCGGCCGCAAAACAGCCGATCCCGTGGCCATCGCAGCAATGGTGGAAGGCGTATGCCGATCCGCAGCTTGACCGTCTGGTCGAGGAGGCGACCTCCGGGAATCCGAGCATACGCATGGCGCAGGCCCGCGTTGCAAAAACGCAGGCACTGAGCGGGATTGCGGGATCGGCACAGTTCCCCTCCCTCCAGGCCGACGCCGCCTTCACCCGGGAGCAGTTCACGGAGCATCAATTCATTCCGGCGCCCTATGCCGGCAACTGGTCATGGAACAATCGGGCGACACTCGATCTTTTCTACGAACTCGACCTGTGGGGGAAAAACCGCAAAGCGCTTGCGGCATCCCTGGATTACGTCCAGGTGGCAACGGCCGAGGCCCAGGAGACCCGCCTGGCCCTCCAGACAGCGGTGGTACGGGTTTACGTGCAGCTGTCGCTCCAGCATGTTCTGTTGGACATCGCCCGCTCGACGCTGCACCAACGCCAGAACATCTTCGATATCACCCGGAAGCGCCTGACCGCGGGGCTCGCGACGGAACTCGACCTGAGGCAGACGGAAACGCCGTTGCCGGCGGCACGGGCGGAGATCGAGCGTATTTCCGAGTCGATCGAGTTGTTGCGCAATCAGTTGAGTGCGCTTACCGGCAAAGGGCCGGGTGATGGGGAGAGTATCCACCGGCCATCCCTGTCCCTCAACGTGCCGATCGGCCTGCCGGCCGTCTTGCCCGCCGATCTGCTGGGACGCCGGCCAGACGTGGTAGCCCAATGCTGGATGGTCGAGGCGGCCGGTAACGGGATCGACGTCGCCAAGGCGGCGTTCTACCCGAACATCAACCTGACGGCTTTTGCCGGATGGCAGTCCCTCAGCTTTGCCCAATTCCTCTCTCCGGGGTCGTTGATCGCAGGCTTCGGCCCGGCGATTTCACTGCCGATCTTCGAGGGCGGGCGGCTCCGCAGCCAGCTTGCCGTTTCAACTGCCGATTACGACATCGCGGTGGAATCGTACAACAGCACCCTGATCCGGGCCCTGGAAAACGTCGCCAATCAGATTGTCACCCTGCGCTCCCTGGAAACGCAGCGCAGGGAGTCGAACAATGCCCATGATCTTGCAAAGCGCACCTACGACATAGCGCTCCAGGCTTTCCGTTCCGGGATGACCGATTACTTCAATGTCCTCAATGCCCAGAACCAGACGCTGATCGAAGCCCAGCGCAAGGCGCAGGTGGAGGCGCGCTTTC